The Osmia bicornis bicornis chromosome 12, iOsmBic2.1, whole genome shotgun sequence genome includes a region encoding these proteins:
- the LOC114871375 gene encoding dyslexia-associated protein KIAA0319 has product MFEIFYLGLYLLFFGSCVGDYSDWDTKWQMLCPGLFPKVFTSYTPRGNFSSGIYTMQPHVSEIKHCVAVCCTKPTCNVALMHNGTCYHVQCESSKLCIPLYRKDLATENPPSMVLVKPVKEDEIWSILLNQINDDTGSLLMDGTEMDHILFSETSEISCITKPDCLENEVCVKNDKSDVGICECAIGFKRNIAGICTLVEDIELGVTAQAKAENEKDSNTSMKPTIKQLLVSAVSKEVRLPENEVTLSAYTVPAEQENEHYNYVWSLLSQPESHTGTMTDQNRMTVKLSNLSEGLYTFKVTVNSSNANAYGEAYANVSVLPPKRINQAPIAIISPASQVVKLPNTGAVLDGSSSKDDDRVISYHWELQQGPIGYQPNLVDTPTLQLDNLIPGNYTFKLTVEDSDHITNSTSANITVLKVTDYPPSANAGQDIIIYLPQNTLTLNGNLSTDDHGIASWEWTKSPSDQNKAVDMQNTRTPYLQLSNLEEGMYTFVLKVTDDSEQSSTAEVHVFVKPPTNKPPKADAGEDITIALPETKTVLDGRKSKDDIKIVSYHWEQVSGPNKAEFSAVNESITNITKLTKGDYEFKLTVIDDNGNKNSDTVQVKVTQNKNAPPKANAGGDQVVVAPISALIINGSQSTDDLRISEWIWTRDSSSLAIGTIIQDTDKSSVLMVTDVVPGRYVFRLKVVDDQGLSSEDTVSVIVKTDPQLLHLVELTLNIGANMLTVSQKNSLIVKLQMLLRDEASIVVRNLRAEPHTGRAVLIFYVEKKGGKTTMPGPEVVKRLKEKLKQDSGLLQLSVANIDTAVCQNNCSGHGVCDQETRLCMCEAFWMQNLIQKYFGNGDSNCDWSILYVIIALLSLVVCWVGLIWGLVCLCQRICSGKRRSLRAKKKPPRYSLLQPEPEDDSSTFSTHKMVLSESDTDSDDVLFEHRKAKNSSQARNGKSRNGFIKVGSRVKT; this is encoded by the exons ATGTTTGAGATCTTTTACCTTGGATTGTACTTATTGTTTTTTGGAAGTTGCGTTGGGGACTATTCAGATTGGGACACGAAATGGCAAATGCTGTGTCCTGGATTATTTCCCAAAGTATTCACGAGTTACACACCTCGTGGAAATTTTTCTAGCGGTATATATACTATGCAACCTCATGTAAGCGAGATAAAACACTGTGTAGCTGTATGTTGTACTAAACCCACATGTAATGTGGCATTAATGCACAATGGTACTTGTTACCATGTGCAGTGTGAAAGTTCCAAATTATGTATACCTTTATATAGAAAAGATTTAGCAACTGAAAATCCACCTAGTATGGTTCTGGTTAAACCAGTGAAAGAGGATGAAATATGGAGTATATTATTAAATCAAATAAACGACGATACTGG AAGTTTACTTATGGATGGCACTGAAATGGATCACATACTTTTTAGTGAAACAAGCGAGATAAGTTGTATCACTAAACCAGATTGTTTAGAAAATGAAGTATGCGTTAAAAACGATAAATCTGATGTTGGAATTTGTGAATGTGCTATTGGATTCAAACGCAATATCGCGG GTATTTGTACTTTAGTAGAGGATATAGAACTTGGGGTAACAGCACAAGCAAAggcagaaaatgaaaaagattcTAATACATCTATGAAACCAACCATAAAACAGTTATTAGTTTCTGCTGTTTCAAAAGAAGTACGCTTACCAGAAAATGAAGTAACTTTATCTGCCTATACTGTCCCTGCTGAGCAGGAAAATGAACATTACAATTATGTTTGGAGCCTTTTAAGTCAACCTGAAAGCCATACTGGCACAATGACTGATCAGAATCGAATGACTGTTAAATTAAGTAATCTTTCTGAAGGTTTGTATACATTTAAAGTAACAGTGAATAGTTCGAATGCGAATGCTTATGGAGAAGCATATGCAAATGTCAGTGTTTTGCCAC CCAAGAGAATAAATCAGGCACCAATTGCCATAATTTCACCAGCTTCGCAAGTTGTAAAATTGCCGAATACTGGAGCAGTATTAGATGGTTCTTCGAGTAAAGACGACGATCGAGTTATTTCTTATCACTGGGAATTACAACAGGGTCCTATTGGATATCAACCTAATCTAGTCGATACACCTACTTTACAGTTAGATAATCTTATTCCTGGAAATTATACGTttaa GTTGACTGTTGAAGATTCTGATCATATTACTAACTCTACAAGTGCTAACATAACAGTCTTGAAAGTAACTGATTATCCTCCTAGTGCTAACGCGGGTCaagatattattatatatttaccTCAGAATACATTGACACTCAATGGTAATTTGAGTACAGATGATCATGGGATAGCAAGCTGGGAATGGACAAAGAGTCCTTCGGATCAAAATAAAGCAGTAGATATGCAAAACACAAGAACTCCATACTTACAATTATCTAATTTAGAGGAAGGAATGTACACATTTGTGCTGAAAGTAACAGATGATTCTGAACAGTCTTCTACAGCTGAAGTACATGTATTTGTAAAACCACCAACTAATAAACCACCTAAAg CTGATGCTGGTGAAGATATAACTATAGCATTACCAGAAACCAAAACTGTACTCGATGGTCGAAAAAGCAAAGACGATATTAAAATCGTATCTTATCACTGGGAGCAAGTGAG TGGACCTAATAAGGCTGAATTCTCTGCAGTTAACGaatcaattacaaatattacaaaattaacaaAGGGTGATTATGAATTTAAGTTAACTGTAATCGACGATAacggaaataaaaattcagatACTGTGCAAGTAAAAGTCACGCAAA ATAAAAATGCTCCTCCCAAAGCAAACGCAGGTGGCGATCAAGTTGTTGTAGCACCTATTAGTGCACTGATTATTAATGGATCTCAGTCGACTGATGATTTAAGAATTAGTGAATGGATATGGACAAGAGATTCATCTAGTCTTGCAATAGGCACTATAATCCAAGATACGGATAAATCGTCTGTTTTAATg gTAACAGATGTCGTTCCAGGCAGATATGTTTTTAGATTAAAAGTAGTAGATGATCAAGGTCTTAGTAGCGAGGATACTGTATCCGTGATAGTGAAAACTG ATCCACAATTGTTGCATTTGGTTGAATTAACGCTGAACATTGGAGCAAACATGCTAACGGTATCACAGAAAAATTCATTGATAGTAAAGTTGCAAATGTTATTACGAGACGAAGCATCGATCGTTGTTCGAAATTTAAGAGCAGAACCACATACGGGCAGAGCGGTTTTAATCTTCTACGTTGAaaagaaaggaggaaaaaCGACTATGCCTGGACCGGAAGTGGTCAAacgattaaaagaaaaattaaaacaagattCTGGTCTTCTTCAACTATCAGTTGCAAATATTGATACTGCTGTATGCCAAAATAATTGTTCTg gTCATGGGGTGTGTGATCAAGAGACAAGGCTATGTATGTGCGAAGCATTTTGGATGcaaaatttaatacagaaataTTTCGGCAATGGCGATTCCAATTGCg ATTGGAGCATTCTCTATGTAATAATAGCATTACTATCTCTGGTCGTGTGCTGGGTTGGTCTTATTTGGGGTCTTGTTTGCCTATGCCAAAGAATATGTTCAGGTAAACGACGTTCCCTTCGCGCCAAGAAGAAACCACCACGTTACTCTCTTTTGCAACCGGAACCAGAAGACGACAGTAGCACAT TTTCAACACATAAAATGGTACTATCTGAATCGGATACAGATTCTGATGACGTCTTATTCGAGCATCGCAAAGCAAAGAACAGTAGTCAAGCGAGAAACGGTAAATCTCGAAATGGCTTTATTAAAGTGGGTTCTAGGGTGAAAACATGA
- the LOC114871379 gene encoding tripartite motif-containing protein 45-like: LTCNKLHSVVNKVDNRIFYMDFIKCPKYQSVTSCCGGKTSMDRENKSNELCNRNLTFHDRKNENTCPVLNTESVHFTKDERYDEYSNMSLTWGMNKTNSMYQSSSELPYGIRYGINSECTQKETISSLEGRGTKEFHCPRCGKGMQEPRLLSCLHPICSPCVLELMSKHIRIHGTPFSNYYEICPLCDFPLPNANSPIPPPHYPLQHRLVMNAIRSGFANKVLCDACTDEVIALVQCSTCLRNFCLNCGMEHQQQVTMELKPLRHTIRPIWEATKVRRTALCQKHPIHALRFYCIACQQVICKECMWTVQHRGHASETAAGAGKRVALYLKAVLQRAKALLNILLTQYDQSMFLNGTFEEMKDAFGSMDYRYVKLIVLLTYVYISMNCHVISMLYGFYYKLKIISIN, encoded by the exons TTAACTTGTAATAAACTGCATTCAGTTGTGAACAAGGTTGataacagaatattttatatggATTTCATTAAATGTCCAAAATATCAATCTGTAACGAGTTGTTGCGGTGGAAAAACGTCGATGGATAGGGAAAATAAGAGCAACGAACTTTGCAATAGAAATCTTACATTCCACGATCGAAAAAACGAAAATACATGCCCTGTTCTTAATACAGAATCAGTACATTTCACTAAAGATGAACG ttaTGATGAATATTCGAATATGTCTTTAACATGGGGTATGAACAAGACAAATTCTATGTATCAATCTTCTTCTGAGTTACCTTATGGTATAAGATATGGAATAAATAGCGAATGCACACAGAAGGAAACTATTTCTTCTCTGGAAGGCAGGGGAACCAAAGAGTTCCACTGTCCAAGATGTGGTAAAGGAATGCAGGAACCAAGACTACTATCTTGTTTGCATCCAATATGTTCACCTTGTGTTTTGGAACTAATGAGCAAAC ATATCAGAATTCATGGTACCCCGTTCAGCAATTACTATGAAATATGTCCTTTATGTGATTTCCCATTACCAAATGCTAATTCTCCAATTCCACCTCCACATTATCCTCTTCAACATCGGCTAGTGATGAATGCTATACGTTCCGGATTTGCAAACAAAGTTCTTTGCGATGCTTGTACAGATGAAGTTATT gCACTTGTTCAGTGTTCCACATGCCTTCGTAATTTCTGTTTAAATTGCGGAATGGAACACCAGCAACAAGTCACCATGGAATTGAAACCATTGAGACATACGATAAGACCGATTTGGGAAGCTACTAAAGTGCGACGTACTGCACTGTGTCAAAAGCATCCCATTCACGCATTACGATTTTATTGCATTGCTTGTCAACAG GTAATTTGTAAAGAATGCATGTGGACTGTTCAACACAGAGGTCATGCAAGTGAAACAGCAGCTGGAGCTGGTAAAAGAGTTGCTTTATATTTGAAAGCAGTGTTACAACGAGCAAAGGCACTTTTAAATATACTCTTGACACAATATGATCAAAGTATGTTTTTGAATGGTACTTTTGAAGAAATGAAAGATGCTTTTGGTTCAATGGATTACCGGTATGTTAAACTGATAGTTCTAttaacatatgtatatataagtATGAATTGTCATGTGATAAGTATGCTGTATGGTTTTTATTAtaagttaaaaattatttcgatAAACTGA
- the LOC114871383 gene encoding peflin isoform X1, whose protein sequence is MAYPGSMYGTTDSQSQVSPEVQQWFAAVDRDGSGRITALELKAALANGQGGTFSDNACKLMIGMFDKEKSGTIDLFEFQALYNYINAWLGVFRGFDRDNSGNIQESELNAALTQMGYRLSPEFISFLIKKSDPDGHSCITIDQFIVLCVQIQRFTEAFRVRDTDQTGSITIEFEEFLGVALSCST, encoded by the exons ATGGCATATCCA GGATCAATGTATGGAACAACTGATTCCCAATCACAAGTATCTCCTGAAGTGCAACAATGGTTTGCTGCTGTAGATAGAGATGGTAGTGGAAGAATAACTGCTTTAGAATTAAAAGCTGCTTTGGCAAATGGACAGGGAGGAACATTTTCAGATAATGCTTGCAAACTAATGATCG gcatgtttgataaagaaaaaagcGGTACAATAGACCTATTTGAGTTTCAAGCTCTTTATAACTATATCAATGCATGGCTTGGTGTTTTTCGTGGTTTTGATCGTGATAATTCAGGAAATATACAAGAAAGCGAACTTAATGCAGCATTAACACAAATGGGATATAGGCTTAGTCcagaatttatttcatttctcatCAAAAAAAGTGACCCTGATGGTCATTCTTGTATTACTATTGATCagtttattgtattatgtgtACAGATCCAAAGATTTACag aaGCCTTTCGAGTAAGGGATACTGACCAAACAGGAAGCATTACTATTgaatttgaagaatttttagGCGTTGCACTTAGCTGCAGTACATAg
- the LOC114871383 gene encoding peflin isoform X2, with translation MYGTTDSQSQVSPEVQQWFAAVDRDGSGRITALELKAALANGQGGTFSDNACKLMIGMFDKEKSGTIDLFEFQALYNYINAWLGVFRGFDRDNSGNIQESELNAALTQMGYRLSPEFISFLIKKSDPDGHSCITIDQFIVLCVQIQRFTEAFRVRDTDQTGSITIEFEEFLGVALSCST, from the exons ATGTATGGAACAACTGATTCCCAATCACAAGTATCTCCTGAAGTGCAACAATGGTTTGCTGCTGTAGATAGAGATGGTAGTGGAAGAATAACTGCTTTAGAATTAAAAGCTGCTTTGGCAAATGGACAGGGAGGAACATTTTCAGATAATGCTTGCAAACTAATGATCG gcatgtttgataaagaaaaaagcGGTACAATAGACCTATTTGAGTTTCAAGCTCTTTATAACTATATCAATGCATGGCTTGGTGTTTTTCGTGGTTTTGATCGTGATAATTCAGGAAATATACAAGAAAGCGAACTTAATGCAGCATTAACACAAATGGGATATAGGCTTAGTCcagaatttatttcatttctcatCAAAAAAAGTGACCCTGATGGTCATTCTTGTATTACTATTGATCagtttattgtattatgtgtACAGATCCAAAGATTTACag aaGCCTTTCGAGTAAGGGATACTGACCAAACAGGAAGCATTACTATTgaatttgaagaatttttagGCGTTGCACTTAGCTGCAGTACATAg
- the LOC114871382 gene encoding survival of motor neuron-related-splicing factor 30 isoform X2, translating into MDDLQNYKLQLQQVEAALTTDPSNEELLKLKIDLEEVIELTHDLIKSQQQEKRQANGMDAKDPILLAVLANKWKVGDQCMAPWSEDGKYYEATIDAISEEGVVNVTFNEYKNTDVTMLSQLKSVAKRPASDWADQKSKKMQAAAVAGSDPNKQREYLKKKKQRKLQRFKELEEEREMEKNKWLAFTNKSSKKGVIKKSIFATPENVNGRVGIGTCGVSGREMTKFSNGEKWRRGA; encoded by the exons ATGGACGATTTACAGAATTATAAATTGCAACTACAACAG GTGGAAGCAGCTCTTACCACGGATCCTAGTAATGAAGAACtcttaaaattgaaaattgatctCGAGGAAGTAATAGAGCTGACAcatgatttaattaaatcacaGCAACAGGAAAAAAGGCAAGCCAATGGCATGGATGCTAAAGATCCTATTTTACTTGCAGTTCTGGCCAATAAATGGAAGGTTGGTGATCAGTGCATGGCACCTTGGAGCGAAGATGGCAA GTACTATGAGGCAACCATAGATGCAATTAGTGAAGAAGGAGTTGTTAATGTAACTTTTAatgaatataaaaacactGATGTCACAATGCTCAGTCAGTTAAAATCAGTAGCCAAAAGGCCTGCATCAGATTGGGCAGATCAAAAATCAAA AAAAATGCAAGCTGCTGCAGTAGCAGGCTCTGATCCTAACAAACAAAGAGAATAccttaagaaaaagaaacagagaaaacTTCAGAGATTTAAAGAGCTTGAAGAGGAAcgtgaaatggaaaaaaataaatggcTAGCATTTACTAATAAG TCTTCAAAGAAAGGTGTAATTAAAAAGAGTATATTTGCAACACCAGAAAATGTCAATGGCCGAGTTGGAATTGGAACATGTGGTGTAAGCGGTCGAGAAATGACCAAATTCAGTAATGGTGAAAAATGGAGGAGGGGAGCATGA
- the LOC114871382 gene encoding survival of motor neuron-related-splicing factor 30 isoform X1, producing MDDLQNYKLQLQQVEAALTTDPSNEELLKLKIDLEEVIELTHDLIKSQQQEKRQANGMDAKDPILLAVLANKWKVGDQCMAPWSEDGKYYEATIDAISEEGVVNVTFNEYKNTDVTMLSQLKSVAKRPASDWADQKSKKRKMQAAAVAGSDPNKQREYLKKKKQRKLQRFKELEEEREMEKNKWLAFTNKSSKKGVIKKSIFATPENVNGRVGIGTCGVSGREMTKFSNGEKWRRGA from the exons ATGGACGATTTACAGAATTATAAATTGCAACTACAACAG GTGGAAGCAGCTCTTACCACGGATCCTAGTAATGAAGAACtcttaaaattgaaaattgatctCGAGGAAGTAATAGAGCTGACAcatgatttaattaaatcacaGCAACAGGAAAAAAGGCAAGCCAATGGCATGGATGCTAAAGATCCTATTTTACTTGCAGTTCTGGCCAATAAATGGAAGGTTGGTGATCAGTGCATGGCACCTTGGAGCGAAGATGGCAA GTACTATGAGGCAACCATAGATGCAATTAGTGAAGAAGGAGTTGTTAATGTAACTTTTAatgaatataaaaacactGATGTCACAATGCTCAGTCAGTTAAAATCAGTAGCCAAAAGGCCTGCATCAGATTGGGCAGATCAAAAATCAAA GAAAAG AAAAATGCAAGCTGCTGCAGTAGCAGGCTCTGATCCTAACAAACAAAGAGAATAccttaagaaaaagaaacagagaaaacTTCAGAGATTTAAAGAGCTTGAAGAGGAAcgtgaaatggaaaaaaataaatggcTAGCATTTACTAATAAG TCTTCAAAGAAAGGTGTAATTAAAAAGAGTATATTTGCAACACCAGAAAATGTCAATGGCCGAGTTGGAATTGGAACATGTGGTGTAAGCGGTCGAGAAATGACCAAATTCAGTAATGGTGAAAAATGGAGGAGGGGAGCATGA